From uncultured Roseateles sp., the proteins below share one genomic window:
- a CDS encoding FAD-dependent oxidoreductase: protein MRPTELADPSYFHKVVDCQWACPAHTPVPEYIRMIAAGRYADAYMVNWASNVFPGILGRTCDRPCEPACRRGRVEENNGEKPEPVAICRLKRVAADLKDDVHGRMPKVAARNGKRVACIGAGPASLTVARDLAPLGYEVTVFDGEARAGGFIRTQIPRFRLPESVIDEETGYILDLGVTFRSGTRVESMKALLAEGYDAVFVGCGAPRGRDLDIPGRQEAAGHIHIGIDWLSSVSFGHVDKIGKRVIVLGGGNTAMDCCRSARRLGADDVKVIVRSGFEEMKASPWEKEDAQHEGIPIINFHVPKAFVHTGGRLVGMSFEIVAARYDEQGRRSLVPTGEADAFFECDDVLLAVGQENAFPWIERDSGIEFDKWGLPVLDAKTFQASLPQVFFGGDAAFGPKNIITAVAHGHEAAVSIDRLLHGEALSQRPPPQFNLVSQKMGIHEWSYDNAVSNDDRFKVPWANAAKALASIKVEVELGFDVATAFKEAQRCLNCDVETVFAPPACIECDACVDICPTDCISFTANGEEADLRTRLKAPALNTGQALYVSPELKTGRVMVKDEDVCLHCGLCAERCPTGAWDMQKFLLNTTKAGPACRDSAMGVPA, encoded by the coding sequence ATGCGACCGACCGAGCTTGCCGACCCGTCCTACTTCCACAAAGTCGTTGACTGCCAGTGGGCCTGCCCGGCCCACACCCCGGTGCCCGAATACATACGGATGATTGCCGCGGGGCGCTACGCCGACGCCTATATGGTGAACTGGGCGTCGAATGTCTTTCCCGGCATTCTGGGCCGCACCTGCGACCGGCCCTGCGAGCCTGCCTGCCGGCGGGGCCGGGTCGAAGAGAACAATGGCGAGAAGCCCGAGCCGGTGGCCATCTGCCGACTCAAGCGTGTGGCTGCCGATCTCAAGGATGATGTTCACGGCCGCATGCCCAAGGTCGCCGCACGCAATGGCAAGCGCGTGGCCTGCATAGGCGCCGGCCCGGCCTCGCTGACGGTGGCGCGCGACCTGGCCCCCTTGGGCTACGAGGTCACCGTGTTCGATGGCGAGGCACGAGCGGGTGGCTTCATCCGCACGCAGATCCCGCGCTTTCGCCTGCCCGAATCGGTGATCGACGAGGAGACCGGCTACATCCTGGACCTCGGCGTCACATTCCGCAGCGGCACCCGGGTCGAATCGATGAAGGCCCTGTTGGCCGAGGGCTACGACGCGGTGTTCGTCGGTTGCGGCGCGCCGCGCGGCCGTGACCTGGACATCCCCGGTCGGCAGGAGGCCGCCGGCCATATCCACATCGGCATTGACTGGCTGTCCTCGGTGTCCTTCGGCCATGTCGACAAGATCGGCAAGCGCGTGATCGTGCTCGGCGGCGGCAACACCGCCATGGACTGCTGCCGCTCGGCGCGGCGGCTCGGCGCCGACGACGTCAAGGTCATCGTGCGCAGCGGCTTCGAGGAGATGAAGGCCTCGCCCTGGGAGAAGGAAGATGCGCAGCACGAGGGCATACCCATCATCAACTTCCATGTGCCCAAGGCCTTTGTCCACACCGGCGGGCGGCTGGTGGGCATGAGTTTCGAGATCGTCGCTGCGCGCTATGACGAGCAGGGCAGGCGCAGCCTGGTGCCCACCGGTGAGGCCGATGCCTTTTTCGAATGCGATGACGTGCTGCTGGCGGTGGGCCAGGAGAATGCCTTCCCCTGGATAGAGCGCGACAGCGGCATTGAGTTCGACAAATGGGGCCTGCCGGTGCTGGATGCCAAGACTTTCCAGGCCTCGCTGCCCCAGGTCTTCTTCGGCGGCGATGCGGCCTTCGGCCCGAAGAACATCATCACCGCGGTGGCCCACGGCCATGAGGCGGCGGTGTCGATAGACCGTTTGCTGCACGGCGAGGCCTTGAGCCAGCGCCCGCCGCCGCAGTTCAACCTCGTGTCGCAGAAGATGGGCATTCACGAGTGGAGCTACGACAATGCGGTGTCCAACGACGACCGCTTCAAGGTGCCCTGGGCCAATGCCGCCAAGGCCCTGGCCAGCATCAAGGTCGAGGTCGAGCTGGGCTTCGATGTGGCCACCGCTTTCAAGGAGGCGCAGCGCTGCCTGAACTGCGATGTCGAGACGGTGTTTGCCCCCCCGGCCTGCATCGAGTGCGACGCCTGCGTCGATATCTGCCCGACCGACTGCATCAGCTTCACCGCCAATGGCGAGGAGGCGGATCTACGCACGCGGCTGAAGGCGCCTGCGCTGAACACGGGCCAGGCGCTGTATGTGTCGCCCGAGCTGAAGACCGGCCGGGTGATGGTCAAGGACGAGGACGTCTGCCTGCACTGCGGCCTGTGCGCCGAGCGCTGTCCGACCGGTGCCTGGGACATGCAGAAGTTTCTGCTGAACACGACCAAGGCTGGCCCTGCCTGCAGGGACTCGGCGATGGGGGTTCCAGCATGA